In Clupea harengus chromosome 25, Ch_v2.0.2, whole genome shotgun sequence, one genomic interval encodes:
- the pi15b gene encoding peptidase inhibitor 15: MKNSSFSNYVILLFIASGAGVAVVNSTVSSSDKANVTVIQESSQDQLSAFLPKSRRKRYISQSDMIAILDYHNKVRANVFPPAANMEYMLWDEGLARSAEAWAAACIWDHGPQYLLRFLGQNLSVRTGNYRSILQLVKPWYDEVNDYVFPYPRDCNPRCPLRCYGPMCTHYTQMVWATSNRVGCAVQTCYNMLVWGALWRQATYLVCNYSPKGNWIGEAPYKVGVPCSACPPSYGGSCSNNMCYPGVSSNYLYWFK, from the exons ATGAAGAATTCCAGCTTTTCCAACTATGTAATTTTGTTATTCATTGCCAGTGGGGCAGGTGTTGCAGTTGTAAACTCGACCGTGTCGTCCTCGGATAAAGCGAACGTCACTGTCATACAGGAATCCTCTCAGGACCAGTTATCAGCGTTTTTACCAAAATCAAGACGCAAGCGCTATATCTCCCAAAGCGATATGATTGCCATTTTAGACTACCACAACAAAGTTCGAGCTAACGTCTTTCCACCTGCAGCTAACATGGAATACATG CTTTGGGATGAGGGTCTGGCCAGATCTGCTGAAGCGTGGGCTGCCGCCTGTATTTGGGACCATGGACCACAGTATCTCCTGCGATTTCTGGGTCAGAATCTCTCTGTCAGAACTGGCAA CTACAGGTCTATTCTCCAGCTTGTCAAACCTTGGTACGATGAGGTGAATGACTATGTGTTTCCATACCCCCGAGACTGCAACCCGAGATGTCCCCTGCGGTGCTATGGGCCTATGTGTACACATTACACTCAA ATGGTGTGGGCTACATCGAACAGAGTTGGTTGTGCAGTCCAAACAtgttataacatgctagtatgggGTGCCTTATGGAGGCAAGCGACGTACCTGGTCTGCAATTATTCACCAAA GGGAAATTGGATTGGTGAAGCTCCATACAAAGTTGGGGTGCCCTGCTCAGCATGTCCTCCTAGTTATGGGGGATCATGTAGCAACAACATGTGCTATCCAGGTGTGAGCTCAAACTACCTTTATTGGTTCAAGTAA